One Candidatus Rokuibacteriota bacterium DNA window includes the following coding sequences:
- a CDS encoding FAD binding domain-containing protein: protein MADIPSRFVRQPNPAERKELARLRRERSSTLGLRAAIVHLSAQGVPVSTIMRHLRVSRPTVTLWLDRFDESGLAGLRDQRRPGRPPKLTTDVQRRIALVASSRPRDLGVQGAAWNLPKLREYLVRAGIGPALSLESLRTALRRCGLSLKAVPTGMTRKGTTMIPGAFEYYAPTSIPDAIGLLAKHGNDAKVLSGGQSLIPLMKLRLATPRHLIDINRIPALAYIREAEGVLKIGALTRESDLEESDLIRTRYPILLDTSRVIADPLVRNLATVCGNLAHGDPANDHPATMLALGAEVVAVAQRGERRIPVSSFFTGPFASALDPGEILTEIRIPMPPARSGGAYLKLERKVGDFATVAVAVQLTLTENGVCERAGIGLTNVGPTPIKARKAEGFLQGKRLDEGVMKRAAQIAAEESRPTSDLRGPAEYKRDLVRVLTVRALRKALERAGGGR, encoded by the coding sequence TTGGCAGACATCCCGAGCCGGTTCGTTCGGCAGCCCAATCCCGCAGAGCGAAAGGAGCTGGCCCGGTTACGTCGGGAGCGGTCGAGCACCCTCGGGCTCCGCGCGGCGATCGTCCATCTCTCGGCCCAGGGAGTGCCGGTCTCTACGATCATGCGTCACCTCAGGGTTTCCCGCCCGACAGTGACGCTGTGGCTCGACCGTTTCGACGAGTCGGGCCTCGCCGGGCTTCGGGATCAGCGCCGTCCCGGTCGCCCCCCGAAACTGACCACCGACGTTCAGCGCCGGATTGCCCTGGTGGCAAGCTCACGCCCCCGGGACCTCGGGGTACAGGGCGCCGCGTGGAACCTGCCGAAGCTCAGGGAGTATCTCGTTCGGGCCGGCATCGGACCGGCGCTTTCGCTGGAGTCGCTCAGGACCGCGCTCCGAAGATGCGGGCTGAGCCTGAAGGCAGTCCCAACAGGGATGACCCGGAAAGGGACGACCATGATCCCTGGCGCTTTCGAGTACTACGCTCCAACCTCGATCCCCGACGCGATCGGCTTGCTCGCCAAGCACGGGAACGACGCCAAGGTTCTCTCCGGAGGGCAAAGCCTCATCCCGCTGATGAAGCTGAGACTCGCAACGCCGCGACATCTGATCGATATCAACCGGATTCCGGCCCTCGCGTACATCCGGGAGGCCGAGGGGGTCCTGAAGATCGGCGCGCTCACCCGTGAGTCGGACCTCGAAGAATCCGACCTCATTCGCACGCGGTATCCGATCCTCCTCGATACCAGCCGGGTCATCGCTGATCCGCTGGTTCGGAACCTGGCTACCGTCTGTGGAAATCTGGCGCACGGTGACCCGGCGAACGACCACCCCGCGACGATGCTCGCCTTGGGCGCGGAAGTCGTGGCCGTGGCGCAACGGGGGGAGCGGCGCATCCCGGTTTCCTCGTTCTTTACCGGGCCCTTTGCGAGCGCGCTCGACCCCGGTGAGATCCTGACGGAGATCCGGATCCCCATGCCTCCTGCCCGAAGCGGCGGTGCGTATTTGAAGCTGGAGCGGAAGGTGGGGGATTTTGCCACGGTGGCGGTCGCGGTCCAGCTGACCTTGACGGAGAACGGAGTCTGCGAGCGGGCGGGGATCGGCCTGACGAACGTCGGCCCCACGCCAATCAAAGCCAGGAAGGCGGAAGGGTTTCTCCAGGGCAAGCGCCTCGACGAGGGGGTCATGAAGCGGGCAGCCCAGATCGCAGCTGAGGAGTCCCGGCCGACCTCGGATCTCCGGGGCCCGGCGGAGTACAAGCGGGACCTTGTCAGGGTGTTGACGGTCCGGGCGCTCAGGAAGGCGCTCGAGCGCGCCGGCGGGGGGAGGTGA
- a CDS encoding (2Fe-2S)-binding protein — MRVQLAINGEKREAEVEPRLLLVHLIRDVFRLTGTHVGCDTTHCGACTVLLDGRPVKSCTIFAVQAHGKELMTVEGLEQDGKLHPVQEGFMQEHGLQCGFCTPGMLMTSYAFLSKNPQPDEDEIRWAISGNLCRCTGYVNIVKAIQYAAARLRQGGA, encoded by the coding sequence ATGCGGGTGCAACTCGCGATCAACGGGGAGAAGCGTGAGGCGGAGGTTGAGCCCCGGCTCCTCCTCGTGCATCTGATCCGCGATGTCTTCCGCCTGACGGGAACGCACGTCGGGTGCGACACGACCCACTGCGGGGCCTGTACCGTCCTCCTCGATGGGCGGCCAGTCAAGTCGTGTACGATCTTTGCCGTCCAGGCTCACGGGAAGGAGCTCATGACGGTCGAGGGCCTGGAGCAGGACGGCAAGCTCCACCCGGTCCAGGAAGGCTTCATGCAGGAGCACGGCCTCCAGTGCGGGTTCTGCACGCCCGGCATGCTCATGACGAGTTATGCGTTCCTCAGCAAAAACCCCCAACCCGACGAGGACGAAATCCGCTGGGCCATTTCCGGAAACCTCTGCCGGTGCACCGGGTACGTGAACATCGTGAAGGCGATCCAGTACGCCGCCGCGAGGCTGCGGCAGGGAGGGGCATGA